The Desulfobacterales bacterium region AGCATTAAACTTAACTGCCTGAATTTGTTTGGATTAGCTTTTTTGCCGGATTCAGTACCTGGTAGCGCGGATGGGTGGGTAAATATTTTAATTTCAATACCTTATCGCTTTCGGCCCTTGACTACGCCAAAATCCGCATCATTTTTATCCTGATAAATTTTGTCAGCGGAAACCAGGATAAAAACACGTTTTCAGTTAAGTTTTTTTTCTCATCGCAAAACATTCAGGCAAGGAGGCATGTAATGCCGCGGAAGAAAGTAACCATCTCTGAGAAATTGGAAACGCTTTCGATTCTAAACGAAAAAGGAAAACTGGATAGGGATCTAGAACCCGATATTCCCGATGATGTCCTTTTACAGCTCCATCGCACCATGCTGCTGGCTCGCAAATTTGATGAGCGCCTCTTAAATCTTCAGCGTCAGGGTCGCATCGGCACCTTTGCACCGATCACGGGGCAGGAGGCGGCGCAACTGGGAACCATAGCGCATTTGCGCCCAACAGACTGGATGGTGCCCGCCTTTCGTGAATCAGCGGCTGAGTTGTGGCGTGGTCGAACCCTTGAAAGTATCATCATCTACAATAACGGCTTTAATGAAGGGGTGGCGATTCCGGACGACCGCAATGATTTTCCCATATCCGTTCCTGTAGGCTCACAGATGATTCACGCTGTTGGATTGGGCTGGGC contains the following coding sequences:
- a CDS encoding thiamine pyrophosphate-dependent dehydrogenase E1 component subunit alpha produces the protein MPRKKVTISEKLETLSILNEKGKLDRDLEPDIPDDVLLQLHRTMLLARKFDERLLNLQRQGRIGTFAPITGQEAAQLGTIAHLRPTDWMVPAFRESAAELWRGRTLESIIIYNNGFNEGVAIPDDRNDFPISVPVGSQMIHAVGLGWAAKYRQTDNVAMTYFGDGATSQGDFHEALNFAAVYQSPVIFVCQNNQWAISIPVSQQTRSQTLAQKALAYGMPGIQVDGNDILAVYAAAQEAVQRARSGEGPTLIECVTYRLMMHTTADDPKRYRTDEEV